A region of Toxotes jaculatrix isolate fToxJac2 chromosome 23, fToxJac2.pri, whole genome shotgun sequence DNA encodes the following proteins:
- the ltb4r gene encoding leukotriene B4 receptor 1, producing MASNITTSVSQQSSSAAFSLPISVSAQVGIVILTLAFVLGFPGNLFVVWSVFCQVKKRSVTCLLVLNLALADAFVLLSAPFFLRYLAGGRGWEFGSAACKLVHYLSNVNMYVSIYLICLMSMDRWVAVTRPFLSQRMRTKRSLLALLLGVWVMAFILSLPMPFYRSNLKKTFPNNITLSFCIPYHWQSVGHKVFQYLFETIMGCLVPFSLINTCYASVICRLQSARFHRRGQGSRLILMIICAFAVFWLPYHIVNIIEVIGLLQGSASVMQAAKTARPNVTAFAYFSSAINPILYVFAGSSHIRQAGLSFMGKLFEATNSESRSTSTFTRSTRSSSRDESSALQALSVKLGKPFKSKNKERNNSAVDKEANTLASVEQLG from the exons ATGGCGTCCAACATCACCACCAGCGTGTCCCAGCAGTCCTCCTCTGCCGCCTTTTCTTTGCCCATCAGCGTCTCAGCCCAGGTTGGCATTGTTATCCTGACCCTGGCGTTTGTGCTGGGCTTCCCCGGGAACCTGTTTGTGGTTTGGTCGGTGTTCTGCCAGGTGAAGAAGCGCTCAGTGACCTGTTTGTTGGTGCTGAACCTGGCTCTGGCGGATGCTTTTGTGCTGCTCAGCGCACCTTTTTTCCTGCGGTACCTGGCTGGCGGCAGGGGCTGGGAGTTTGGCTCAGCAGCATGCAAGCTGGTGCATTACCTGTCAAATGTTAACATGTACGTATCCATCTATCTCATCTGCCTGATGAGCATGGACCGCTGGGTGGCTGTCACAAGGCCTTTCCTGTCCCAGAGAATGAGGACCAAGCGCTCTCTGCTGGCTCTCCTGCTGGGGGTCTGGGTGATGGCATTCATCCTGTCACTGCCGATGCCTTTTTACCGCAG TAATTTGAAGAAAACTTTTCCAAACAACATCACTTTGAGCTTTTGTATTCCATACCACTGGCAAAGCGTGGGCCACAAAGTCTTTCAGTACCTGTTTGAGACCATCATGGGCTGCCTGGTGCCCTTCTCCCTCATCAACACCTGTTACGCCTCTGTCATCTGCCGTCTGCAAAGCGCTAGGTTCCACCGCAGAGGACAAGGCAGCCGCCTAATCCTGATGATAATTTGTGCCTTTGCAGTTTTCTGGCTGCCTTATCACATCGTCAACATCATTGAG GTGATTGGTCTTTTGCAAGGCAGCGCTTCAGTGATGCAGGCTGCAAAAACAGCCCGGCCAAATGTCACAGCCTTTGCCTACTTCAGCAGTGCTATCAATCCCATCCTCTACGTGTTTGCCGGCAGCTCGCACATCCGCCAGGCCGGCCTCAGCTTCATGGGCAAACTGTTCGAGGCCACCAACTCGGAGAGCCGAAGCACATCTACCTTCACCCGCAGCACCCGCAGCAGCTCTCGGGATGAGAGCTCGGCCCTGCAAGCGCTGTCAGTCAAACTGGGGAAGCCTTTCAAGAGCAAGAATAAGGAGAGGAACAACAGTGCGGTGGACAAAGAGGCCAACACTCTGGCCAGTGTCGAGCAGCTAGGGTAG
- the ltb4r2a gene encoding leukotriene B4 receptor 2a, producing the protein MAQHNSFHSLNYTAPQSAGNDTIVDNKTATTVGALILTLVFLLGFPGNVFVIWSILARARKQSVTTLLILNLAIADGSLMALTPFFIIYLVMKKWIFKKVMCKILFYLCLVNMYASIHLIMMMSLYRLVAILWPQRISVITSRRTILRVLAVVWVLVIVASVPAILFRDVKNFKNTTVCESFHEIDQHVVLQYTLELVLGFLIPYGIILVSYICILRRIRQTKFRRRIRSEKLILAIVLTFCLFWLPYHVINMVQVTWALCPKGPVKDMLGKVWHSSRAVTSSIAFISSCVNPILYFFAGKSYIRREGLAFMARLFEGTGLDSATRKSRQNSQNSRDKDKDMDAVMLKDKDPDSVTNSNSTVKPVKNGK; encoded by the exons ATGGCCCAGCATAACAGTTTTCATTCCCTGAACTACACCGCACCCCAAAGTGCGGGAAACGACACCATTGTGGATAACAAAACTGCAACCACCGTGGGCGCCCTCATCCTGACCCTTGTCTTTCTCTTGGGCTTCCCCGGAAATGTCTTTGTTATCTGGAGCATCCTGGCACGTGCTCGGAAGCAGTCCGTCACCACTCTCCTCATCCTCAACTTAGCTATTGCCGACGGCTCTCTGATGGCTCTCACCCCGTTCTTCATTATCTACCTGGTTATGAAGAAGTGGATATTTAAGAAAGTGATGTGCAAGATCCTCTTCTACCTGTGTCTGGTCAACATGTACGCCTCCATCCATCTCATCATGATGATGAGCCTTTACAGGCTGGTGGCAATCCTGTGGCCCCAGCGCATCAGTGTTATCACCAGCCGGAGAACTATACTGCGGGTGCTGGCGGTGGTGTGGGTGCTAGTGATAGTTGCCTCTGTTCCTGCAATCCTCTTCAGAGACGTGAAGAATTTCAAGAATACCACTGTGTGTGAATCATTCCATGAAATAGACCAACAT GTGGTCTTGCAGTACACGTTGGAGCTCGTGTTGGGGTTTTTAATTCCCTATGGCATCATTTTAGTCAGCTACATCTGCATCTTACGTCGGATACGACAGACCAAGTTCCGCCGTCGAATTCGCAGTGAGAAACTCATCCTTGCCATTGTGttgactttctgtctcttttggtTGCCCTACCACGTCATCAACATGGTGCAA GTCACATGGGCTTTGTGTCCAAAAGGTCCAGTAAAAGACAT GCTGGGGAAAGTATGGCACAGCAGCCGCGCTGTCACCTCTTCCATAGCCTTCATCAGCAGCTGTGTCAACCCGATACTCTACTTCTTCGCAGGAAAGTCTTACATCCGGCGAGAAGGGCTGGCATTTATGGCCCGCTTGTTTGAGGGCACAGGACTGGACTCGGCCACCAGGAAGAGCCGACAGAACAGCCAGAACAGccgagacaaagacaaagacatggaTGCCGTCATGCTAAAGGACAAAGATCCGGACTCTGTCACTAATTCTAACTCTACTGTAAAACCAGTGAAGAATGGCAAATAG